Genomic window (Chryseobacterium sp. LJ668):
TATATCTTTTTTCAAGACTTACCGCTACAACCCACTCTTTAAGTTTTTGGAAGGCTCTTTGTATTTTATTTTGAGAGGCCCCTCCTGTAAATAATAATTTGGCAAGCTGCTGAGTAATGGTAGAACCTCCACCTCTTGAACCTCCATAAACTACTGCTCTGGCAACAGATTGTAGATCTACCCCAGAGTGTTCTTTAAAGCGCTCATCTTCTTTTGCGTAAAGAGCATAAATAAGATGTGGCGGAAGTTTTTGATACGTGATGGGTTTAGTTTTTTCTTTTTCAAATTTACCTAAAACCACTCCGTCCGAAGAGATAATTTCAGATGCGGCATAAATATCCGGATTCTCCAGTTCTTTTACATCCGGCATATCTCCAAGAAAACCCTGGGATACCGAAAAGAAAAGTCCTGAAATTCCTAAAACTGCTGCAATAAAACCGATCCAAATGATTCTAACCCATTTTTTCCATGCAGAACCTTTGTTCTTTTTAGGAGGAAGCGGAAAAGTTTTTCCTTTGTTTCCTGTATTTTGATTGTTTACTTCCATGTATAATTACGGTTTAGCCGTTTCTACTTTTATACCTATATCTTCAATTCCTTTTAGGTTGTCATTTCTCATTGCCTGCAATATGCCCACTTCATAGGTTCCTTTCTCAGGAAATTTAAAGTTTGTTTTATATTGAAATAACGTTTCCTTCGTTTCTCCAAATCCTGTTCCCAGCCACTCTCCGTTTGGTTTTGCTAAAATATAGTTCAGCGTGTCCGTTTGAGATATTTTGCTTTTAGGACTTTTAAAATTAACAATAAATCTTATATTGCTGTAAGGATATTCGTTATTATTTCTTACCACAAATATAATATTTTTGGGATTTTGCGGATCTGTAACCTCAAGCTTAAATTTCTGTTCGGCTTTTTTACCCCATTTATTATTAATAGGATTCATCATAACATCTTCACCTGAAGTGCTGCATCCTACAAAAAAACAAGCATTAATATCCCTAGAACTTTATACATTATTATCTTTTTTGGGAGGAAATTTCTTTTTAAATTTCTTTTTCGGAGGTTGTTGTGGTTTCTGCTCCGAATTTAAATCTGCCTCGGCTTTTTCTACCTGAATCTTTGGCTGTTGCGTCTGTTGAGGCTTTGGCTGTCTTTGATTTGGGTTTTGGTTCGGGTTAGGTTTTGCGTTGGGATTTGTATTTTTCGGTCGTTCAGAATTTACGGGCCTTTCACCAGTAGAACGCTCCGTTTTTTGAGGTCTGTCATTTCTGTCAGTCCTTTCCGGACGGTTTCTTGGTCCCTGATTGTTATTCGGTCTGTTTTGATTTGGGTTTTGACCCTGATTTGGATTTTGATTCCTGTTTTTGTTGAAACCTCCTCTGTTTTTCTTCTCAAATCTATCTACACTGTTCTCCTGAATAAGATCTACACTAGGTAAAGCGATATCCGGAACTTTCAACTCTTCAAGCGGAAGTATTCTTTCTCCTTTTTTGTTTTGAGCAATCAGTTTTTTAACTAAATCGATATCGAAATCATACCAGGCCATTGAACTGTCAACGTATGCAAACCACATTTTCTTTTTGAAAACGTCAATTTTAATGCAGAAAGCTCTACCTTTTTCAGTGTCCAACATTGTTGAGGACGATGGAAAATGACTTAATGCATCCAAATAACTGTCTAATTCGTAATTTAAACAACATTTCAATTTTCCGCATTGTCCTGCCAGTTTCTGAGGATTGATGCTAAGTTGTTGATATCGTGCTACATTAGTGTTGACTGATCTGAAATCTGTTAACCATGTTGAACAGCACAGTTCTCTTCCACAAGAACCAATTCCGCCGATTTTTGCGGCTTCCTGTCTGAAACCAATTTGTTTCATATCGATTTTGGTTCTGAAAGTTCCAGCAAACTCCTTGATCAACATTCTGAAATCAACACGGTTATCTGCCGTGTAATAAAATGTGACTTTTGATCCGTCGCCCTGATATTCCACATCAGTGATCTTCATTTCAAGACCTAATCTGTGAGATATTTTTCGGGCGTCAACCTTTACGGTTTCTTCTTTTTTTTCTTGCTTCCTGCCAGACTTCAATGTCTTTTTGGTTAGCCAGTCTGTATATTTTAAGTGGGTCCTCAGTTGAAAATCTTTTCTTTTTCATCTGAATTTTTACCAGTTCTCCTGAGAGACTTACCACACCTACATCGTGTCCGGGGCTAGATTCTACTGTTACTACACTACCTATATGTAAAGGGATATTATTTACATTTTTATAAAACGATTTTCGGTCATTTTTAAACCTAACTTCCACAAAGTCGCATCGGTTAGATGCTGGGTTTTGTACATTAGATAACCAATCGAAAACACTTAATTTATAACTATTACCACAGGTATTTACACTTTCACAGCCATTCGCGGATTTCGTTCCGCAAGAATGTGCAGAATCGCCGGATGTTTTGCATCCACAACTCATATATTATAATTTATTTAATCTTGCAAATTTATTGATTTTTATCTTTACACAATTCCAAAAATACTAAATCTTTATTTTGTTAAATGTTTAATCTTAAACATTATCAAATCGCAATAGTTTTTAATTCTCTAAAGCATTTATAAATAGTCACTTAAGCGTTGACTTATACAAAGTGTTATTTTAAACATAATTTTCTTTTAAGGTAATGTTTAAAATATTAAGAATAATTAACAAGTGTAATCAAAATAATTTTATATTTGGATTATATAATAAATGTCTATGAAAAAAATATTGGTATCAACTGCCTTGTTGGCTGGGGTTCTATCTTATGCAGGAGGCTTCAGAGTTTCTCTTCAAGGGGTAAAGCAATTGGCAATGGCACATACGAGTGCTCATGCCGAAGATGCGAGTGTTGCATTCTTTAATCCGGCGGGTATGTCATTCATCCCTTCTAAACTGAGTATTGTTGCAGGAGGTTTCGGAGCAAGTAATAAAGTTACTTTTCAAAATCTAAATACTTTACAGAGTACAGAATCAGATAATCCTATCGGAACACCAATTTATGCTGCGATTGCGTACAAGCCTATCGACAAATTATCGATTGGTTTCAGTTTTACAACTCCTTTCGGAAGTACTATTCAATATCCTTACGATTGGGAAGGAAGAGAAATGGTACAAAAGCTTGAATTAAAGAGCTTTTATTTCCAACCGATGGTTTCTGTGAAGATGGCAGACTGGTTGTCTTTCGGAGCAAGTTATATATATGCGAGAGGAACTGTAGATTGGGATAAAGCTGTGACGCAGTTTGGAGGAACTGTTAATATTAATGATGAAAAAGCAAGTGGCCACGGTTATGGTTTCGGTTTTTATTTCAGACCAGATCCAAAACTTGATGTAAGTATAGCATACCGTTCACCGGTTGATATGAAAGCTAAACAAGGGACTGCAACATTTACAGTTCCGGCACAAAATACTGTTAACGGATTATTGGGATTAAATTCTGCCGGTCAGGATAATTTTACAGCAACATTGCCTTTGGTTGAAGAGTATACAATAGGTTTAACATACAATGTAACTCCGAAATGGTTGGTTTCAGCAGATTTTAATTACCATGGATGGTCTAGATACAGCAAATTGACATTAGATT
Coding sequences:
- a CDS encoding OmpP1/FadL family transporter, with the protein product MKKILVSTALLAGVLSYAGGFRVSLQGVKQLAMAHTSAHAEDASVAFFNPAGMSFIPSKLSIVAGGFGASNKVTFQNLNTLQSTESDNPIGTPIYAAIAYKPIDKLSIGFSFTTPFGSTIQYPYDWEGREMVQKLELKSFYFQPMVSVKMADWLSFGASYIYARGTVDWDKAVTQFGGTVNINDEKASGHGYGFGFYFRPDPKLDVSIAYRSPVDMKAKQGTATFTVPAQNTVNGLLGLNSAGQDNFTATLPLVEEYTIGLTYNVTPKWLVSADFNYHGWSRYSKLTLDFANAPIGNQADPTVLVAPKNFKNSKTVRLGTQYMFSNMVFGRLGAYYDESPYSDENFIPETPSFDSFVLTGGLGFKFKQFGVDVAGGYVMPQSRDVKNDYLGFYGQAKAKAFYFGLGLSYNPF
- a CDS encoding gliding motility lipoprotein GldH, translating into MMNPINNKWGKKAEQKFKLEVTDPQNPKNIIFVVRNNNEYPYSNIRFIVNFKSPKSKISQTDTLNYILAKPNGEWLGTGFGETKETLFQYKTNFKFPEKGTYEVGILQAMRNDNLKGIEDIGIKVETAKP